Proteins encoded within one genomic window of Gemmatimonadota bacterium:
- the rho gene encoding transcription termination factor Rho gives MTNEEHLGVLEVLSGGSGFVRRRSAGYLPSTDDVYVSGKVVSRFGLRTGDELAGIVGGRPKNGKAPPLQRLDLVNGRPPDEARSRPPFDRLGALHPDEQLKLECDIRNRGETDYTNRVIDLFCPLGKGQRAMIVAPAKAGKTTVLQRVAEGIVRNHPECTLFVLLVDERPEEITEMEMCGYGEVIASSFDYPADRHTSLAEVTLERARRKVEMGEDVVIILDSITRLARAYNTVEEGSGKTLTGGLDATALEKPKRFLGSARKIDPAHGGSLTIVATALVDTGSRMDQVIFEEFKGTGNSELVLSREIAEKRIFPAIDIVASATRREELLLSPEALAVSRALRRQFSGRSPADAMNELLNVMRKTKTNEELLELSRARL, from the coding sequence GTGACCAACGAAGAACATTTGGGTGTGCTGGAGGTTCTCTCCGGCGGCTCGGGCTTTGTGCGGCGAAGGAGCGCGGGATACTTACCGAGCACCGACGACGTTTACGTGAGCGGGAAGGTGGTTTCGCGGTTCGGGCTTCGCACCGGTGACGAGCTCGCCGGCATCGTCGGAGGCCGGCCCAAGAATGGAAAGGCCCCACCTCTCCAACGTCTCGACCTCGTCAACGGCCGGCCTCCCGATGAAGCCCGCTCCCGACCTCCCTTCGATCGCCTCGGCGCCCTCCACCCCGACGAGCAGCTCAAGCTCGAGTGCGACATCCGCAATCGCGGTGAAACCGACTACACGAATCGTGTGATTGACCTCTTCTGTCCGCTGGGAAAGGGACAGCGCGCGATGATCGTCGCCCCGGCGAAGGCCGGAAAAACGACCGTGCTCCAGAGGGTCGCCGAGGGAATCGTCCGCAATCATCCGGAGTGCACGCTCTTCGTCCTCCTCGTAGACGAACGTCCCGAGGAAATCACGGAGATGGAGATGTGCGGATATGGAGAGGTAATCGCTTCTTCCTTCGACTATCCGGCGGACCGCCACACCTCGCTGGCCGAGGTGACGCTGGAACGCGCGCGCCGCAAGGTCGAGATGGGCGAAGATGTGGTCATCATCCTCGATTCGATCACCCGGCTGGCCCGCGCCTACAACACGGTGGAAGAGGGGAGCGGGAAGACGTTGACCGGCGGGCTCGACGCCACGGCGCTCGAAAAGCCGAAGCGCTTCCTGGGGAGCGCGCGGAAGATTGATCCCGCCCATGGCGGATCGCTGACCATCGTGGCGACCGCGCTGGTGGACACGGGCTCCCGCATGGACCAGGTGATCTTCGAGGAGTTCAAGGGAACCGGAAATAGCGAGCTCGTCTTGAGCCGCGAGATTGCGGAGAAGAGGATCTTTCCGGCGATCGACATCGTCGCGTCGGCCACACGCCGCGAAGAGCTCCTCCTCTCCCCGGAGGCGCTCGCCGTCTCGCGGGCGCTCCGTCGTCAATTCTCCGGGCGCAGCCCGGCAGATGCGATGAACGAACTCCTCAATGTCATGCGGAAGACAAAGACGAACGAGGAGCTCCTCGAGCTCAGTCGCGCCCGGTTGTAA
- a CDS encoding plastocyanin/azurin family copper-binding protein, whose product MALFLVRPPVISTMILLALATAGCGEGGSPTGGNGGNGGGGGGGGGGGPEATDEVTIQPNSFSPAAIVVAPGTVVTWTWSSTLVHTVSFTSSLIQDSGEQAGGNYSTAMPQATGTYGYVCDVHGFTGSVTVQ is encoded by the coding sequence ATGGCGCTTTTCCTTGTGAGACCGCCGGTCATCAGCACCATGATCCTACTGGCCCTCGCGACCGCCGGATGTGGCGAAGGCGGATCTCCCACCGGCGGCAACGGAGGAAATGGCGGAGGTGGCGGCGGCGGCGGCGGAGGTGGTCCCGAGGCGACCGACGAGGTGACGATTCAGCCTAACTCCTTCTCCCCCGCCGCCATCGTGGTCGCGCCGGGCACCGTCGTCACGTGGACCTGGAGCAGCACGCTCGTACACACCGTCTCATTTACGTCCAGCCTCATTCAGGATTCCGGGGAGCAGGCTGGAGGGAATTATTCGACCGCGATGCCCCAGGCCACGGGAACGTACGGGTACGTCTGCGACGTCCATGGTTTCACCGGGTCCGTGACGGTCCAATAA
- a CDS encoding AMP-binding protein — MGAAQSSVWRRELTPVDFLERSGTVHADRIAVEDGEIRYTWRQLRARSRSFASALRRMGLEKGDRVAFLALNSEPLFLAHFAVPQAGGVLVAINTRLSADEIAYIIEHSGARTVFHSPELEGLLAKVPETVRRLDTREHFERFLEAGSEGEIESWFADEREILAINYTSGTTGRPKGVMYHHRGAYLNALAMALDHKLGVESSYLWTLPMFHCNGWTFPWALAAVGARSLCLPQIKPEVVWRLFDEGVSHFCAAPTVLIMLANDGAAHPLKRPVRVFTAGAPPSPTVIARMTELGFELDHVYGLTETYGPFTMNTPGPDYVGLDAGGRARYRARQGFPNVCAGEVRVVDESMRDVPEDGRSMGEVVMRGNVVMSGYFADEEATGRAFAGGWFHSGDIAVRHADGSIELRDRKKDIIISGGENISTIEVEQTVARHPAVLECAVIAVPDDTWGEVPKAFITLKEGAKASEEEILEHCRSCIAHFKVPKAVAFGPLPKTSTGKVQKYVLRDQEWAGREKRIN, encoded by the coding sequence ATGGGGGCGGCGCAATCGTCAGTCTGGAGGCGGGAGCTCACTCCCGTGGACTTCCTGGAACGATCGGGCACGGTGCATGCCGATCGCATCGCCGTCGAGGACGGAGAGATCCGTTATACATGGCGCCAGCTGCGGGCGCGCTCTCGCAGCTTTGCCTCCGCCCTGCGGCGCATGGGGCTCGAAAAGGGCGATCGCGTCGCGTTTCTCGCCCTTAATTCCGAGCCTCTCTTCCTCGCGCACTTTGCGGTCCCACAGGCGGGCGGCGTCCTGGTCGCGATCAACACGCGCCTTTCCGCCGACGAAATCGCTTACATCATCGAACATTCCGGCGCGCGCACGGTCTTCCACTCCCCGGAGCTCGAGGGGCTGCTCGCGAAGGTCCCGGAGACGGTCCGGCGTCTCGACACCCGGGAACACTTCGAACGATTCCTCGAGGCCGGAAGCGAAGGAGAGATCGAGTCGTGGTTCGCGGACGAGAGGGAGATTCTCGCGATCAACTACACGTCGGGGACGACCGGACGGCCGAAGGGGGTGATGTACCACCATCGGGGCGCGTACCTCAACGCGCTCGCGATGGCGCTCGACCACAAGCTCGGCGTCGAGAGCAGCTATCTCTGGACACTTCCCATGTTCCACTGTAACGGGTGGACCTTCCCGTGGGCGCTCGCCGCGGTCGGGGCCCGCAGCCTCTGTCTTCCCCAGATCAAACCCGAGGTGGTGTGGCGCCTCTTCGATGAGGGGGTGTCGCACTTCTGCGCGGCGCCCACCGTTCTCATCATGCTCGCGAACGACGGTGCGGCGCATCCCCTGAAACGTCCGGTCCGCGTCTTCACGGCGGGCGCGCCGCCCTCACCCACGGTGATCGCCCGGATGACGGAATTGGGCTTCGAGCTCGATCACGTATACGGGCTCACCGAGACCTACGGGCCCTTCACGATGAACACGCCTGGACCCGACTACGTCGGTCTCGATGCCGGGGGACGGGCTCGGTACCGGGCCCGCCAGGGGTTCCCCAACGTCTGTGCCGGAGAGGTGCGGGTCGTGGACGAGTCCATGCGTGACGTCCCCGAGGACGGCCGGAGCATGGGTGAGGTCGTCATGCGCGGAAACGTGGTGATGAGCGGGTATTTCGCGGATGAGGAAGCGACTGGCCGAGCGTTCGCCGGGGGATGGTTTCACAGTGGAGACATCGCGGTCCGTCACGCCGATGGCTCGATCGAGCTCCGCGACCGAAAAAAGGACATCATCATCTCGGGCGGCGAAAACATCAGCACGATCGAGGTGGAACAGACCGTCGCACGACACCCCGCGGTCCTCGAGTGCGCCGTGATCGCGGTGCCGGACGACACCTGGGGTGAGGTGCCGAAGGCCTTCATCACTCTGAAGGAGGGCGCGAAGGCGTCCGAGGAAGAAATCCTCGAGCACTGTCGTTCATGCATCGCGCACTTCAAGGTCCCGAAGGCGGTCGCCTTCGGCCCACTCCCGAAGACGTCCACGGGAAAGGTCCAGAAGTACGTATTGCGGGACCAGGAGTGGGCGGGCCGGGAGAAGAGGATCAACTAG